Proteins from a single region of Planctomycetota bacterium:
- a CDS encoding ATP-binding protein: MSPTNHGLRVPPPEEEKLSFVIPSDLNQGRQVQDAILDACRRKGFGEDAYFAVKLALDEAVTNAIKHGNKLDPAKSVAVKATVTADRVDLEIRDEGPGFDPNRVPDPTLDENLGKCSGRGLLLIEAYMSDVDWSKDGRTIFMSKANRSEQPSLPKTG, translated from the coding sequence ATGTCGCCCACGAACCACGGTCTACGGGTGCCGCCGCCGGAGGAGGAGAAGCTGTCGTTCGTCATCCCGAGCGACCTGAACCAAGGCAGGCAGGTGCAGGACGCGATCCTCGACGCCTGCCGCCGCAAGGGTTTCGGGGAAGACGCCTACTTCGCGGTCAAGCTCGCCCTCGACGAGGCGGTCACCAACGCCATCAAGCACGGCAACAAGCTCGACCCGGCCAAGAGCGTCGCCGTCAAGGCGACGGTGACCGCCGATCGAGTTGACCTCGAGATTCGCGACGAGGGCCCGGGCTTCGACCCGAACCGCGTGCCCGATCCGACTTTGGACGAAAACCTGGGAAAATGCAGCGGTCGAGGGCTTCTGCTCATCGAGGCCTACATGTCCGACGTCGACTGGAGCAAGGACGGCCGGACCATCTTCATGTCCAAGGCCAACCGCTCCGAGCAGCCGAGCTTGCCCAAGACCGGCTGA
- a CDS encoding MBL fold metallo-hydrolase, with translation MAIRVDIVSIGTLGRNRIWGEKTPVRTPHATTTLIRASVEGSAAGERERRILVDPGLPGPALEARLFERTGLRADEIDVIFLTSFRPAHRAGLAAFAGAKWLIHEAEQSAVERHLTELVERADDDEVRSTVGAELALLERVAVAEEDRLVPNVDLFPLAGYTPGLCGLLVAEPAQTTLIAGDAVPSRDHLLAAQVLPDAYDTEAAGEALREVYEIADLIVPGHDNWFLNPRSAGL, from the coding sequence ATGGCCATTCGAGTCGACATCGTCAGCATTGGCACGCTCGGACGCAACCGGATCTGGGGCGAGAAGACGCCGGTCCGCACGCCGCATGCCACCACGACCCTCATCCGCGCGAGCGTCGAAGGTTCCGCCGCCGGAGAACGCGAGCGGAGAATTCTGGTCGACCCCGGCCTGCCGGGACCGGCGCTGGAGGCGCGGCTGTTCGAGCGGACGGGCCTTCGCGCGGACGAAATCGACGTCATCTTCCTCACCAGCTTTCGCCCAGCCCACCGCGCCGGACTCGCCGCCTTCGCGGGGGCGAAGTGGCTGATCCACGAGGCCGAACAGTCGGCGGTCGAGCGGCACCTGACGGAACTGGTCGAGCGGGCGGATGACGACGAAGTTCGGTCAACCGTGGGTGCTGAGCTGGCACTTCTTGAGCGTGTGGCGGTCGCCGAGGAGGATCGCCTGGTACCCAACGTTGACCTCTTCCCGCTGGCGGGTTACACGCCGGGACTGTGCGGCCTCCTCGTCGCCGAACCCGCCCAGACCACCCTGATCGCCGGCGATGCCGTGCCTTCGCGGGACCATCTGCTCGCGGCGCAGGTGCTTCCCGACGCATACGACACCGAGGCCGCGGGTGAGGCCCTGCGGGAGGTCTACGAGATCGCGGACCTGATCGTCCCCGGTCACGACAACTGGTTCCTCAACCCCCGCAGCGCCGGCCTGTAA
- a CDS encoding DUF1570 domain-containing protein, whose protein sequence is MAAHRSPILATLALLLVATLAGCSGSKPYESKPWTGGPDSGEVLISPRFAVYSTLRDQGQKQAVIETLERSLVRYDQLAPLPEPDASRREAYVFGFREEWADHTRQTQGPRAALYLNIDRGGFADAGKFSTFFSGSVASMLATVRHEGFHQHLALGFKRRPPPFLEEGLATLFEQGFENGDVTKPRSNFRRLNELREGVRRQRTWPLSRLLTMHAGHVVGANDHRQVGTFYAQAWALACFVVSDPKYREKTPDLMAAYAAGRASSDPRLAFARNYGVSFEQIAADYELFVYEMIRTDAD, encoded by the coding sequence ATGGCAGCGCACCGTAGCCCGATTCTCGCGACGCTCGCACTTCTGCTCGTCGCAACCCTTGCCGGCTGCTCCGGCAGCAAGCCGTACGAGTCCAAGCCCTGGACCGGCGGACCCGACAGCGGCGAGGTCCTGATCTCGCCGCGATTCGCCGTCTACTCCACGCTTCGCGACCAAGGCCAGAAGCAGGCCGTGATCGAGACGCTCGAACGATCTCTCGTCCGGTACGACCAACTCGCACCGCTGCCCGAGCCCGACGCGTCACGCCGTGAGGCCTACGTCTTCGGTTTCCGGGAAGAATGGGCAGACCACACACGCCAGACTCAAGGCCCGCGCGCCGCGCTCTACCTCAACATCGATCGCGGCGGCTTCGCCGATGCCGGGAAGTTCTCCACGTTTTTCAGCGGCAGCGTCGCGTCGATGCTCGCGACTGTGCGGCACGAAGGCTTCCACCAGCACCTCGCGCTCGGCTTTAAACGACGTCCGCCGCCATTTCTTGAAGAGGGTCTGGCCACGCTGTTCGAGCAGGGCTTTGAGAATGGCGACGTCACCAAGCCCAGGTCCAACTTTCGCCGGCTCAACGAGCTGCGCGAAGGCGTCCGCCGGCAACGCACCTGGCCGCTGTCGCGTCTGCTGACCATGCACGCCGGCCACGTCGTCGGGGCCAACGACCACCGGCAAGTCGGCACGTTCTACGCCCAGGCGTGGGCACTGGCGTGTTTCGTCGTCAGTGACCCGAAATACCGGGAAAAGACGCCCGATCTGATGGCCGCATACGCAGCCGGGCGCGCATCGAGCGACCCGCGTCTGGCCTTTGCCCGCAACTACGGCGTGTCGTTCGAACAGATCGCCGCCGACTACGAACTTTTCGTCTACGAGATGATCCGCACCGATGCCGATTGA